A stretch of the Vigna radiata var. radiata cultivar VC1973A chromosome 7, Vradiata_ver6, whole genome shotgun sequence genome encodes the following:
- the LOC106769021 gene encoding BTB/POZ domain-containing protein At3g50780, with translation MAEIRLTRMEQGQTKIKNVPIAVTPEGFWCCPSPVVFQKSLKAQNPLNKPKPSSPPPKTSVQKKPVYERRTAAAAPSRLVLSDDQQCSTAPERPPPPTSSVAAAERGPRPKIESLPKKVAIEFGEPGTCDMKVILLGKQGFCVKLSVHRNVLTEKSTFFSEKLSEQSGLSCLQIGDCEDVEIYVETVGLMYCKEMKQRLMKQSVSRILRILKVAEFLGFSSCIESCLEFLEAVPWVGEEEEEKVVSTVLQLQAEGIGVNPVLKRVSSDISNVPKETLSQIIDLVLKSNEERGRREMKSIVLKLLRENNSLPSYARTNDICNDTIYKSCRSCLESLLELFKQGAEASENRDRLAKCIALEADNLTWLLEILVDKQAGDEFAVMWAKQQELAMLHGKLPTVLRYCVSCLSGRLYVGIGRGELLPSKETRRLLLQTWLQPLMNDYNWLQHGCRSFDRKVVEEGIGRTILTLPLEDQQSILLSWFQSFLKSGDSCPNLQRAFEVWWRRTFIRPYGNVGVSDSSILAKEHH, from the exons TACCAGGATGGAGCAAGGCCAAACCAAGATTAAGAATGTTCCAATAGCTGTGACCCCTGAAGGGTTTTGGTGCTGTCCTTCCCCTGTGGTGTTTCAGAAAAGCCTCAAGGCTCAGAATCCTCTCAATAAGCCAAAACCCTCTTCACCCCCACCAAAAACCAGTGTTCAAAAAAAGCCAGTGTACGAGAGAAGAACTGCTGCAGCTGCCCCTTCAAGATTGGTGCTTTCTGATGATCAGCAATGTTCAACTGCTCCAGAAAGACCTCCTCCACCTACTTCATCTGTGGCTGCTGCAGAAAGGGGACCCAGGCCAAAGATTGAATCTTTGCCAAAGAAGGTTGCTATTGAGTTTGGTGAACCTGGAACTTGTGATATGAAAGTGATTTTGCTAGGAAAGCAGGGGTTTTGTGTCAAGTTAAGTGTGCACAGGAATGTTCTGACTGAGAAGAGTACCTTCTTCTCCGAAAAACTATCTGAACAATCGGGCTTGTCTTGTCTCCAAATCGGTGACTGTGAGGATGTTGAGATATATGTTGAAACTGTTGGTCTTATGTACTGTAAGGAGATGAAGCAGCGGCTTATGAAGCAAAGTGTTTCTCGTATTCTTCGAATACTTAAG GTAGCAGAATTCCTTGGCTTCAGCTCATGCATCGAATCATGTTTGGAGTTCTTGGAAGCAGTCCCTTGGGTtggagaagaagaggaagagaaggtgGTGTCAACAGTGCTACAACTCCAAGCAGAAGGAATTGGAGTCAACCCTGTACTGAAACGAGTTTCATCAGACATTTCTAATGTCCCAAAAGAAACTCTTTCCCAAATCATCGACCTTGTATTGAAAAGCAACGAGGAAAGAGGCCGGCGAGAGATGAAATCCATCGTTCTGAAGCTCCTAAGGGAGAACAACAGTCTTCCAAGCTATGCACGCACAAACGACATATGCAATGACACCATTTACAAATCATGCAGAAGCTGCTTGGAGTCGTTACTGGAACTGTTCAAGCAGGGTGCAGAAGCCAGTGAGAACAGAGATCGTCTGGCAAAGTGCATAGCTCTTGAAGCTGATAACTTAACGTGGTTGCTTGAGATTTTAGTTGACAAACAAGCTGGTGATGAGTTTGCAGTGATGTGGGCAAAGCAACAGGAACTTGCCATGTTACATGGGAAGCTGCCAACTGTGTTGCGGTACTGTGTTAGCTGTCTTTCTGGGAGACTGTATGTGGGGATTGGGAGAGGGGAGTTGCTTCCATCGAAGGAGACACGGAGGTTGTTGTTACAGACATGGCTGCAGCCTCTGATGAATGACTACAACTGGCTGCAGCATGGATGTAGATCATTCGATAGGAAAGTTGTGGAAGAAGGAATTGGGAGGACTATTCTGACCTTGCCTCTGGAGGATCAACAGAGCATTTTGCTTTCATGGTTTCAGAGTTTCTTGAAAAGTGGTGATAGCTGTCCCAATCTTCAGAGAGCCTTTGAGGTGTGGTGGAGGAGAACTTTCATCAGGCCTTATGGTAATGTTGGTGTGTCAGATAGTTCAATCTTGGCAAAGGAACATCACTGA